Below is a genomic region from Rosa chinensis cultivar Old Blush chromosome 5, RchiOBHm-V2, whole genome shotgun sequence.
GTGCACATTCTTGAGGAAGGATATATACCTGAGTGTCACAAGCAATATGTAAAACAGGTCCACGTAACTCCCTTGTTGGACAACAACGCTATCCCAAAAGTAAAACGAGATAAATGGACTCTTGGAGCATAAGCAAGAGATCCACATGATCAGTGTGATAATTAGCTAGTTTTACTGTTTTACTGTCTTGAGGTGGCTGCAAAAGCAACATTTTATTTGTTGTGAACTGTAAAAGGCTGTGCGCTGGTTCTTTTTTCAAACCTCCCTTCTCTAACAAATCTCGTGTTTCCAAAGCACTGTCCCATGCACCAGATGCAGCATAGATGCTTCCAAGAACAACATAGTTAACTGAATACTCAAGATCAATATTACAAAGATGCATTGATGCCACTTCTCCAAGTGACCTATTACCATAGGTGCTACATCCCCCAAGAACAGCTCCCCAAAGTGAGGGATTCGACTTAATGTTCATGTCACATATCAACTTATGCACATCTTCCAGCAAACCTGCACGTGCATAAAGATCTAGCAAGCAAGAAAAATGCTCAGCCCGAGGCAAGATGTTGTATTTGCTAAGCATAGTATTGAAGCATTCCCATCCTTCACTTGTCAATCCAGTATGGCTACAAGCAAAGAGAAGAGACAAGAATGTGATATCATTAGGTTTCAATCCCTCAAGTTCCATCCTTTTATACAATGCAATTGCTTTATCTCCATGGCCATTCCTTCCATATCCAGAAATCAGAGACGTCCATGAAATTACATTCTTTTCCTCCATCTCCTCAAAAGCACGGTTAGCATCTTCAATTTCTCCACATTTTGCATACATATCAACGAGAGCATTTCCCATGGCCACATCAAGACAAGGTTGGTGCTTCAACATAAGTGCATGGATTTGTCTTCCCAAGATCAATGAAGCAACATTTGCACATATATTAAGCATGGAGCACAATATGACACCATCCAGTCTCATGCTCATAACTGTTATCTCTTTGAAGAGATCTAGCACATCTCTGCTGTAGTTACCTTCTCGTGCATACCCAGCAATGAGTGCAGTGCAGGATATAATGTCCTTTTCTATCATACTTCTGTATATCTTATGGGCAAACACTACCTTGCCACATTTTGCATATGCATTGATTAGCGATCCACTCAAACTTTTGTGTGATCCAAAACCCAGACGCATTGTCAATCCAT
It encodes:
- the LOC112164855 gene encoding pentatricopeptide repeat-containing protein At3g20730, producing MSHIMQALWKRRHLQEAPRLVQSNPTHLDHYYCLYMKILQLCIDQRVERPGLLAHTHVITNGFASNLNLNTKLINFYCKFGRVVGARKVFDKMPERNVVSWTSMVSGYAQSGSYEKALGVFLEMRRAGFRANQFGYGSALRACTGLRSLEVGMQIQGCVVKGRFAENLFVLSALVDFHAKCGKIEDACCVFEAMSERDLVSWNAIIGGYAVQGFREDSLRMFRSMMREGMVPDCFTFGSVLRGLAGDSGLVKVSQMHGLTMRLGFGSHKSLSGSLINAYAKCGKVVFAHKIYRSMIEKDIISCTALIAGYAREGNYSRDVLDLFKEITVMSMRLDGVILCSMLNICANVASLILGRQIHALMLKHQPCLDVAMGNALVDMYAKCGEIEDANRAFEEMEEKNVISWTSLISGYGRNGHGDKAIALYKRMELEGLKPNDITFLSLLFACSHTGLTSEGWECFNTMLSKYNILPRAEHFSCLLDLYARAGLLEDVHKLICDMNIKSNPSLWGAVLGGCSTYGNRSLGEVASMHLCNIDLEYSVNYVVLGSIYAASGAWDSALETRDLLEKGGLKKEPAHSLLQFTTNKMLLLQPPQDSKTVKLANYHTDHVDLLLMLQESIYLVLLLG